In Deltaproteobacteria bacterium, the sequence CTGACGGGTACCTTCCTGGAGTCGCTTGGGGTCAGCCGCCGGGGGCGTTTTGCCTGGGGAATCATCCGGCAGGCGGACCTGAAGGCGACCGGGACACGGGAAGAGCATACCGACGGTTTCGTGAACTATCCCCGTTCGATCCGGGGAGTGGAGGTCGCCATTCTCTTCCGGGAGGTTTCCGGCACGTCCGTCAAGATCAGCATGCGTTCCAAGGGAAAGGTGAATGTGGCGGCCGTGGCGGAAAAATTCGGCGGCGGCGGACACCACAATGCCGCCGGCTGTGTCCTCGAGGGAACACTGCCCGAAGTCACCCGGCGCGTGCTGGAAATCGTCGGCGATTCTCTGGACGATGAGGTCGATCCCGTCTGAGCGTACTCTTCCGAATCCTTTTCACTGTAGGGTTCCATGCCGCAAAAAAACATATCATCCATGGGAGCAGGGGCGCCGTTCGAAGGGATACTCGTGGTGGATAAACCGGCCGGCTGGACCTCTCACGACGTGGTGGCCAAATGCCGGGGGGTGATCGGGATCCGGAAGATCGGCCATGCGGGGACGCTGGATCCTGAGGCGACGGGGCTTCTTCCTCTCTGTGTCGGCCGGGCCACCCGGATTGTCGAATACCTGATGGATCTACCGAAGAGCTATGCGGTTCGGATGAAATTAGGCGTGGAGACCGACACGGAAGATGCCGCCGGGCAGGTGATTGCCGAACACGATCTTGCCGAGATTACGGAATCTGCGGTTCGCCTCTGCCTGCAACGTTATCGCGGGGAACGGGAACAGGTTCCTCCCATGTTTTCCGCCCTCAAGCAGGGAGGGAAACGGCTCTACCAGTATGCCCGGGCAGGGAAGGTCGTGGAACGGAAACCGCGCAAGGTGATCTTCTATGAAATTGCCGATCTTGTTTTTGATCTTCCTTTTTTAACCTTTCGTGTTCGCTGTTCCCGGGGGACCTACGTCCGATCCCTCTGCCGGGACCTCGGACGGGATCTCGGGGTGGGGGGACATCTGACGGCCCTCCGAAGGACGGAGAGCGCCGGTTTTGTCGAGGCCGATGCCGTTCCGCTGAGTCGTCTGCTGGAGATGGATCGACGGAAAATCCCGGGATTGCTGTTTCCGATCGACCGCCCTCTCGCCGGGATGCCGCGCCTGACCGTCCGACCGGATGGTGAGCGCAGGATCTCCCGGGGACGGATGTTGTCGGACGAGGACTTGCAGGCGGGGGAGGCGGAAAGGATCGTCGCCGGACGGGTGCGGGTCTATGGTCCGAACGATCGGTTTCTGGCGATCGGGGAATGCGAATTTACCCCCGCAGGTCATTTGCGGGTGATCCCGAAAAAGGTCTTCTGCCTGCCGTCATAATTCTCTTTACTTCCCTGCCTCAATATGCTAAAAATCAATCGGTAAATTACTGTGTGCTTGTTATTGGAACTTGCACAATTCAAGTGAATCATTCACGGAAAGGAGCGGAAGAAAAAAGCAATGACTTTAGTCAAAGAAGACAAGAAGGAGATTATCGACGATTACAAGCGTCACGACAACGACACCGGTTCGCCCGAAGTTCAGATTGCAATCATCTCGGAACGGATCAAGTATCTCACGGAGCATTTTAAAACCCATAAGAAAGATCATCACTCCCGGCGCGGTTTGCTGAAACTGGTCGGGAAACGACGAAGACTTCTCGATTATCTGATCAAGAAAGATATCAGCCGTTATCGTCAAGTCATCAGCCGGCTCGGTATCCGTCGGTAATTTTTCAGCCTGCACCTCTGCCACAGATGGACACAGGTGAGGATCGGCACGGTTTCTTTTCCTGCAGCGTCGGTCCTTGGCTGCGTTTATCTGTGGTCCCTTTTGCAGGCGTTTACGTATTTTTCCGCATGCCGGGGAAATGCAAAGGAGCACAGATAAGCTTATGAAACAGACTGTTGAGATTGAAGTCGGGGGCAGACCCCTTATCATAGAGACGGGCAACGTGGCCAAACAGGCCAATGGTGCCGTCATGATGACCTACGGAGAGACGGTAGTGTTGGTGACCGCCGTATCCGCAACGACCGCGCGGGAAGGGACCGATTTTCTCCCCCTGACCGTAAATTATCAGGAAAAATTCTACGCCGCCGGAAAGATCCCCGGGGGCTTTTTCAAACGGGAAGGGCGGCCCACCAACATGGATACGCTGACTTCCCGATTGATTGATCGTCCGCTTCGTCCTCTCTTTCCGGACAACTACTTCTTTGAAACCCAGATCATTGCAACGGTTCTTTCCGCCGATGATGAGAATTGTCCCGATACCCTGGCCCTGACCGGGGCTTCAGCCGCCCTGGCGATTTCCGACATCCCTTTTGCCGGACCCGTCGCCGGTGTTCGTGTCGGCCGGGTCGATGGAGAACTGATCGTCAACCCGACATTTGCGCAGTTGGAGGAGAGTGACCTGAATCTGACCGTCGCCGGGACTCGGGAAGCCGTGACCATGGTGGAAGCGGGGGCCGATGAGCTGTCCGAAGAGAACATGATCGAGGCGATCGAATTCGCACACCGGGAGATCGTCCGGATTGTGGAGATCCAGGAGGAACTGCAAAGCAAGATTGCGCCGGTCAAGCGGGTTGTGGAGGCGCCTGCCCCGACGGAAGAGGAAAGGAAACTTGAGGAAGAGATCCGGGCCGTTGCCACGGAAAAGATTCGTGCCGTGAATACAGTACCGGAAAAACATGACCGGCAACATGCCTTGGACGCGGTCGTCGATGAGATTGTTGCGCAATTTGGTGATGAAGAGGGAAACCGCAGGGGGTTTATCCGGGAGGTCTGCGAGGAGATCGAAAAGGAAGATCTCCGGCGGCTGATCCTCAAAGAGAAAAAGCGTGTCGATGGACGTGCTCTGAACGAAGTACGTCCGATCACCTGCGAAATCGGTTTTCTGCCCCGCGTCCACGGCTCGGCTCTTTTTACGCGGGGAGAGACACAGGCGATTGTGACCACAACACTGGGGACTTCTTCGGATGAGCAACGAATCGATGCCCTTCAGGGGGAATCGACCAAACGGTTTCTGCTTCATTACAATTTCCCGCCTTACAGTGTGGGGGAGGCAAAATTTCTCCGGGGGCCCGGTCGTCGTGAAATCGGCCACGGGGCGTTGGCGGAACGGGCTCTTGTTTCACAGATCCCTGATGACGAACGTTTCCCCTATACCCTGCGGGTGGTGTCGGAGGTGACCGAATCGAACGGTTCCTCTTCCATGGCGACGGTTTGCGGCGGGACGCTCTCTTTGATGGATGCCGGCGTGCCGCTTCGTGCACCGGTCTCCGGGATTGCCATGGGCCTGATCAAGGAAGGGGACGAGGTGGCCATCCTTTCCGATATTCTCGGGGTGGAAGATCACCTCGGAGATATGGATTTTAAGGTGACCGGCACCTCAAAAGGGATTACCGCTCTCCAGATGGACATCAAGATCGCCGGTGTGAATCGGGAGATCCTGACGCGTGCGTTGGCCCAGGCGAAGGAAGGGCGTGCCTTTATTCTCAACAAGATGCTGGAGTCGATCCAGTCGCCCCGGAAAGAGATCTCCCCGCATGCGCCGCGGATCACCACGATTAAGATCCATCCCGACAAAATCCGGGATGTCATCGGACCCGGGGGAAAGATGATCCGGAGTATTGTGGAACGGACCGGCGCCAAGATTGACGTAGAGGATGACGGCAGTATCAAGATCGCCACGGTCGATTCCGAGGCCAGCGCAAAAGCGATCAAGATTATTGAGGATTTAACCCAGGAAGCGAAGGTCGGGAAACTCTATATGGGGACGGTACGGAAGATCATGGATTTCGGTGCCTTTGTGGAGATCTTTCCCGGTACCGACGGCCTGGTGCATATCTCGCAATTAGCCGAACACCGTGTGAACAAGGTCCAGGACATCCTCAAGGAAGGGGACCAGGTCATGGTCAAGGTGCTGGAAATCGACCGGCAGGGGAAGATCCGGTTGAGCCGGAAAGAGGCGATGCAGGATCAGAAAGGTAAATAGCCAGGATGATGGAATGTCCCGTGGAGGAGGTGAAAGCCTCCTCTTTTTTTTCCTGCGAAAATATAGAGAACAAAAGAGAACCATGAAAAATAAAACACAGCAGGGGTTGTTTCGGAAGACCGTTCTGCCGAACGGTCTGACCGTGCTGACCGAAAAGATGCCCCATGTCCGCTCGGTCTGCATCGGTATCTGGGTCCCGACGGGAAGTCGTTTCGAGACAAAGGAGAAAAACGGGATCTCCCACTTCCTGGAGCATATGTTCTTCAAGGGAACGGAGAAACGGAGTGCCCTGGATATAGCGATGGAAGTCGATTCCCTGGGAGGGGAGATGAATGCCTTTACCTCCAGGGAACAGACCACCTACTACATCAAGGTTCTCGATACGCACCTCCGGCTGGCCCTGGATATCTTGACCGATATTTTCCTGCATTCCACACTGGATGCGAAGGAACTCGAGAGGGAACGACAGGTTATCCTCGAAGAGATCCGGATGCAGGAGGACCAGCCGGAAGATCTGGTCCATGACGTGATGAATGAGATGATCTGGCCGGATCAGGCCCTCGGTTTTCCTGTGGCCGGCCGGGAAGAGAATGTGATTGCACTGAACCGGGAGGATCTGGTCGCATACGTCCGGGAGATGTACAACCGTGAGAAACTGGTGATCTCCTGTGCGGGCAACATCGAGCATGAAAAATTCGTCGCGGATATCGCCGAATATTTCAAGGACTTTTCTTCTATGGAAAAGGCTCGGGTCCCGGTTCCTCCCCGTTTTGTGCCGGGCATGAAAGTTCTGACCCGTGAACTTGAACAGGTTCACCTCTGCCTCTCCCTGCCCGGTGTTGCTCAAGCCGATCCGGATCGCTTCGCATTTTATATTCTGAATACACTCTTGGGCGCCAACATGAGTTCCCGTCTTTTTCAGGAGGTTCGGGAGAAGAGGGGGTTGGCCTATTCCGTCTATTCTTACCTGTCGAGTTACCGGGATGGGGGGAATCTGACCATCTATACCGGGGCCAACCGCGACCGTATCCGGGAGGTTCTTGAAGTGATCCGCGTGGAACTGGACCGGATTGCTCGGCACCCCGTTACGGCGAAGGAGTTGCACCGTGCCAAGGAATATATGAAAGGCGGGCTCATGCTCAGCCTTGAAAGCTCCTCCAGTGTGATGAGCCGGATCGCCAAGCAGGAAATCTCACTGGAGGGTTATCAGAGTGTGGATGAGATTGTCCGGCAGGTTGAAGCCGTGACAGCGGACCGCATCCGGGAGATTGCGGCAAAATGCTTTCAGAAAGACAGGATCGCTCTGGCAGCGATCGGCCCCGTTGAGGAGAAGGACCTGCTTCAATGAAAAAGATACGTGTTCCCGTCTGCAAAAGTGAAGCGTGCAACGATCTTCCCTATCCGGCCTACATGACCGCCCAGGCCGCGGGAATGGACTTGTACGCATCGGTGGAGCAGGAGGAGATTCTCCCGCCCGGGGGGCGTGTAAGGATTCCCACGGGGATCTTCATTGCACTGCCTTCCGGTGTGGAGGCCCAGATCCGCGCACGAAGCGGGTTGGCCTTTAAACACGGGATCGGTCTCGTCAATGGTCCCGGAACGATCGATGCCGACTATCGGGGGGAGATCGGGGTCCTGTTGGTTAATCACGGTTCCGACCCCTTTCCGATTCACCGGGGCGACCGGATTGCACAGATGGTCATTGCTCCCGTACTCCAGGCTGAATGGGAGGCCGTGAAAACACTGCCCGAATCGGAGCGCTCCGACGGCGGGTTCGGACATACGGGGCATGCTGCCGAATCCCCCATGCGGATCCCCATCAAAAAGGAAGAGATTGAAGAGAAGGCAAAAAAAATCGGATGGATCTTTCTCGATGTAGACGGCGTGCTCACCGATGGCCGGATTACCTATGACAGCCGGGGAGATGAACTCAAGACCTTTTACGCCCGGGACGGTCACGGGATCAAACTGGCGCAACGCGTCGGGATCCGTTTTGCCCTGATCACCGGCCGGGAATCCCGGATCGTCAATCGTCGTGCGGCCGAGCTGGGGATCCGGGAGGTCCACCAGGGATCACTCCGGAAGCTTGACGCTTATCATGAGATCACCGGGCGTCTCAAACTCTCCGATGAAGAAATTTCCTATGTCGGTGACGACCTGATCGACCTTCCGGTCATGCGGCGGGTTGGTCTTTCCGCCGCTGTCGCCGATGCAGACCCGGAAACCCGTGACCAGGCGGACCTCATTCTTACCCAACCCGGCGGCCGGGGCGCCGTCAGGGAATTCATCGAACTCATCCTCAAGGCCCGGAACAAGTGGGTCGAAGCGACGAAACGCTATTATCCCTGAGAAGAGTTCTTTCCCTCGTGTTTTTCTCCTTTGTTTACTCCTGATCATCCTTTCGCGACGGTTTCGGCGATGAAGAGGGTCATAATCATATTGAACCCGAAGATGAAGATGGAGAGGACCTCAAGGAGCCCGGAGAGGATGAAAAGAGTATAAAGGGAATCTCCCGGACCGTTCTG encodes:
- a CDS encoding bifunctional oligoribonuclease/PAP phosphatase NrnA, whose protein sequence is MEEQGTVTLDFSMALCLYTSIFTDTGSFRYSNTTPQAMAFASELLAYGVDSWMVAEQVYESKSFPVLKLTGTFLESLGVSRRGRFAWGIIRQADLKATGTREEHTDGFVNYPRSIRGVEVAILFREVSGTSVKISMRSKGKVNVAAVAEKFGGGGHHNAAGCVLEGTLPEVTRRVLEIVGDSLDDEVDPV
- the truB gene encoding tRNA pseudouridine(55) synthase TruB, which codes for MPQKNISSMGAGAPFEGILVVDKPAGWTSHDVVAKCRGVIGIRKIGHAGTLDPEATGLLPLCVGRATRIVEYLMDLPKSYAVRMKLGVETDTEDAAGQVIAEHDLAEITESAVRLCLQRYRGEREQVPPMFSALKQGGKRLYQYARAGKVVERKPRKVIFYEIADLVFDLPFLTFRVRCSRGTYVRSLCRDLGRDLGVGGHLTALRRTESAGFVEADAVPLSRLLEMDRRKIPGLLFPIDRPLAGMPRLTVRPDGERRISRGRMLSDEDLQAGEAERIVAGRVRVYGPNDRFLAIGECEFTPAGHLRVIPKKVFCLPS
- the rpsO gene encoding 30S ribosomal protein S15, giving the protein MTLVKEDKKEIIDDYKRHDNDTGSPEVQIAIISERIKYLTEHFKTHKKDHHSRRGLLKLVGKRRRLLDYLIKKDISRYRQVISRLGIRR
- the pnp gene encoding polyribonucleotide nucleotidyltransferase: MKQTVEIEVGGRPLIIETGNVAKQANGAVMMTYGETVVLVTAVSATTAREGTDFLPLTVNYQEKFYAAGKIPGGFFKREGRPTNMDTLTSRLIDRPLRPLFPDNYFFETQIIATVLSADDENCPDTLALTGASAALAISDIPFAGPVAGVRVGRVDGELIVNPTFAQLEESDLNLTVAGTREAVTMVEAGADELSEENMIEAIEFAHREIVRIVEIQEELQSKIAPVKRVVEAPAPTEEERKLEEEIRAVATEKIRAVNTVPEKHDRQHALDAVVDEIVAQFGDEEGNRRGFIREVCEEIEKEDLRRLILKEKKRVDGRALNEVRPITCEIGFLPRVHGSALFTRGETQAIVTTTLGTSSDEQRIDALQGESTKRFLLHYNFPPYSVGEAKFLRGPGRREIGHGALAERALVSQIPDDERFPYTLRVVSEVTESNGSSSMATVCGGTLSLMDAGVPLRAPVSGIAMGLIKEGDEVAILSDILGVEDHLGDMDFKVTGTSKGITALQMDIKIAGVNREILTRALAQAKEGRAFILNKMLESIQSPRKEISPHAPRITTIKIHPDKIRDVIGPGGKMIRSIVERTGAKIDVEDDGSIKIATVDSEASAKAIKIIEDLTQEAKVGKLYMGTVRKIMDFGAFVEIFPGTDGLVHISQLAEHRVNKVQDILKEGDQVMVKVLEIDRQGKIRLSRKEAMQDQKGK
- a CDS encoding insulinase family protein produces the protein MKNKTQQGLFRKTVLPNGLTVLTEKMPHVRSVCIGIWVPTGSRFETKEKNGISHFLEHMFFKGTEKRSALDIAMEVDSLGGEMNAFTSREQTTYYIKVLDTHLRLALDILTDIFLHSTLDAKELERERQVILEEIRMQEDQPEDLVHDVMNEMIWPDQALGFPVAGREENVIALNREDLVAYVREMYNREKLVISCAGNIEHEKFVADIAEYFKDFSSMEKARVPVPPRFVPGMKVLTRELEQVHLCLSLPGVAQADPDRFAFYILNTLLGANMSSRLFQEVREKRGLAYSVYSYLSSYRDGGNLTIYTGANRDRIREVLEVIRVELDRIARHPVTAKELHRAKEYMKGGLMLSLESSSSVMSRIAKQEISLEGYQSVDEIVRQVEAVTADRIREIAAKCFQKDRIALAAIGPVEEKDLLQ
- the dut gene encoding dUTP diphosphatase; this encodes MKKIRVPVCKSEACNDLPYPAYMTAQAAGMDLYASVEQEEILPPGGRVRIPTGIFIALPSGVEAQIRARSGLAFKHGIGLVNGPGTIDADYRGEIGVLLVNHGSDPFPIHRGDRIAQMVIAPVLQAEWEAVKTLPESERSDGGFGHTGHAAESPMRIPIKKEEIEEKAKKIGWIFLDVDGVLTDGRITYDSRGDELKTFYARDGHGIKLAQRVGIRFALITGRESRIVNRRAAELGIREVHQGSLRKLDAYHEITGRLKLSDEEISYVGDDLIDLPVMRRVGLSAAVADADPETRDQADLILTQPGGRGAVREFIELILKARNKWVEATKRYYP